The sequence below is a genomic window from Chondrinema litorale.
CGCATAATCGAGCTTGTTTTCACTCGCCATAGAACCGCTTCTGTCTAATACCAAAGAAATATTAAGCGGTGTTTTGTCTTTATTTTTTTCTGCTTTTAAAGCATTCAGTTCCAGATACAGATAAACTTCTTTTTTTGAGCCATTTTGTAAAATGTAAAGGTTATCTGTTAAAATATTTACAGATAAAGTTTCAGGTGGTTTTTGCAATGGTTTATTGAGTTTTAAAGGTGTAAAAGAAAAAATTGATAGAAGCAATACAACTACAAAAGGAGTTTTGAACATTTGGACAGTTAGTCGCATTAGAGAAAGTATTTGTTACAATACTTTATACGTGGCTTCAAAAAAAGTATACCAGTTTTAACAGTTTTTAAATATTTAATACATCAATAATTACCCGAAGTAAAGGCTGGTGAGCTTTGTTTTAAACTTTTTGAAGCATAAATGATATTTTTTGAATAGTCTCTTTAATGGCTAAATGTTAATTTTGACAATGTTATATTACCTCAATTCAATCAAATTTCTAGCAATTGAGTAATGAGTAAATGATGAAAGTGTGTATGAAAAAATTAATTGCCTATCTAATAGTTTTAGTCCTGTTTTTACCAACATTAAACGCACAGGATTCTAGTAAAAAATACGATTTTGTAGTTGCTTCTGATGGAACAGGAGATTTTAAAAAAGTACAAGATGCTGTAAATGCAGTTCCAGATTTTAGAAAAAATGCAACTACTATATTTATCAAAAAAGGTACTTATAAAGAAAAGCTTGTTTTACCTACCTCAAAAACCAAAGTCACATTTATTGGAGAAGATGTAAATGCCACCTTTATTACAAATGATGATTTTGCCTCAAAAAAGAATGTTTTTGGCGAAGAAATGGGTACAACAGGTTCATCTGGTTTCTTTGTCTTTGGAGATGATTTTAAAGCCGAAAATATCACCTTTGAAAACTCTGCCGGTTCAGTAGGGCAGGCAGTTGCAGTAAGAGTAGATGGAGATAGGGTTGTATTTAATAATTGCCGTTTTTTAGGTTTTCAAGATACCCTTTATCCGCATGGTGATGCCAGCAGACAATACTATAAAAACTGTTATATAGAAGGTACAGTCGATTTCATATTTGGCTGGTCTACTGCAGTATTCGATAACTGCGAAATTTTTTGTAAAGAAAATGGCTATGTAACAGCAGCTTCTACGCTAGAAACTACCGACTTTGGTTTTGTATTTCTTAATTGCAAAATCACTGGTGATGCCGATAAAGATAGCTTTTATCTGGGAAGACCTTGGCGACCTTATTCTAATGTAGTTTTTATCGATTGTTTTTTAGATAAGCAAATAAAAGCAGAAGGTTGGAATAACTGGGGTAG
It includes:
- a CDS encoding pectinesterase family protein translates to MKKLIAYLIVLVLFLPTLNAQDSSKKYDFVVASDGTGDFKKVQDAVNAVPDFRKNATTIFIKKGTYKEKLVLPTSKTKVTFIGEDVNATFITNDDFASKKNVFGEEMGTTGSSGFFVFGDDFKAENITFENSAGSVGQAVAVRVDGDRVVFNNCRFLGFQDTLYPHGDASRQYYKNCYIEGTVDFIFGWSTAVFDNCEIFCKENGYVTAASTLETTDFGFVFLNCKITGDADKDSFYLGRPWRPYSNVVFIDCFLDKQIKAEGWNNWGSEEKQKTAYYAEYNSTGPGAAPSKRVQWSHQLSKEEAAKYTIGNILKGDDNWVPDLSTIE